In the genome of Terribacillus sp. FSL K6-0262, one region contains:
- a CDS encoding STAS domain-containing protein, which produces MKMKVIRMPDINKALYDYIMDSAPRITDRWASLLNEYRNSIYAEDAGEEMRAKLRKQHRMTIDTVACAILGDEKRYEKNVKAWVDKVAKSRVQTNTPIHEVLQAVGKSGTVILEFIESFTEMHKQDVTPAMVIGWSKNLHCALDEVLNKFTKFYYELIDRKIKSQREQIHKTSSPVIPIMKGMGVFPLVGHISERRAQLIIQYIPQLCKEKGIETLFIDLSGASFKETCVREKLKQMVEILNMLGVDCAISGLRPDSVMILGGNREVQDISFYHSLQQALAQYGLTRS; this is translated from the coding sequence ATGAAGATGAAGGTGATTCGCATGCCGGACATAAATAAAGCACTCTACGATTACATCATGGATAGTGCTCCTCGAATAACGGATCGTTGGGCCTCTTTGCTGAATGAGTATAGAAATTCGATTTATGCGGAGGACGCTGGTGAAGAGATGCGTGCGAAACTTCGGAAACAGCATCGGATGACCATTGATACAGTGGCCTGTGCAATCCTGGGGGATGAAAAACGATATGAGAAGAATGTTAAGGCATGGGTGGATAAAGTGGCGAAGAGCCGAGTGCAGACGAATACTCCGATTCATGAAGTGCTGCAGGCAGTCGGTAAATCAGGCACAGTCATTTTGGAATTCATCGAATCCTTTACGGAAATGCATAAGCAGGATGTGACACCGGCCATGGTCATCGGCTGGTCGAAAAATCTCCATTGTGCATTAGATGAAGTTTTAAATAAATTTACGAAATTTTATTATGAGCTGATCGACAGGAAAATAAAGAGTCAGCGCGAACAAATTCATAAGACTAGTTCGCCTGTCATCCCGATCATGAAAGGTATGGGAGTTTTTCCGCTGGTTGGACATATCAGCGAGCGGCGGGCGCAGCTGATCATTCAATATATACCGCAGCTTTGCAAGGAGAAAGGCATCGAAACGCTTTTCATAGACTTGTCCGGAGCAAGTTTCAAGGAGACTTGTGTGAGGGAAAAGCTCAAGCAGATGGTGGAGATCCTGAATATGCTTGGAGTTGATTGTGCCATCTCGGGTCTGCGTCCCGATTCGGTGATGATTTTAGGAGGAAACAGGGAAGTGCAGGATATTTCTTTCTATCATTCTTTACAGCAGGCATTGGCGCAATATGGATTGACCCGCAGTTAA
- a CDS encoding nucleoside hydrolase, translated as MRKKLILDVDTGIDDAIGILLAVQSEELELIGITTVCGNVSLEAATMNTCKVLDLIDAPAIPIVQGSEVPLKRQPHFEHRVHGTDGIGGALQDVVSSRGIAGGEAADFMIEQVMGNPGDITLVCTGPLTNLALAIQREPAIVNNVKEVIYMGGAINGVGNVTPVAEFNMFADPEAASIVLEAGIPKLTQVGLDVTKKALLAEGHMEAIKDPVLHDFVKTSTATYRKAFYEQNGIWACAMHDPLAVGVLIDPTLVEKTACSVAVETNSTYCDGQTVWDRQGKWGKHANVQVCMKVEADRFLALLVAVLNRA; from the coding sequence ATGAGGAAAAAACTGATTTTGGATGTGGATACAGGCATTGATGACGCAATCGGGATTCTGTTGGCTGTCCAGAGTGAAGAGTTGGAGCTTATCGGTATCACCACTGTCTGCGGAAATGTTTCGCTGGAAGCTGCGACAATGAATACGTGTAAGGTGCTTGATTTAATCGATGCACCAGCGATTCCTATTGTCCAAGGAAGTGAAGTGCCGTTGAAACGACAGCCTCATTTTGAACACAGGGTACATGGCACGGATGGAATTGGCGGAGCGCTGCAGGACGTTGTCTCAAGCAGGGGGATAGCAGGAGGAGAAGCAGCTGATTTCATGATCGAGCAAGTCATGGGAAATCCTGGCGATATCACCCTTGTCTGTACGGGGCCACTCACTAACTTGGCACTGGCAATTCAGCGAGAACCTGCCATTGTGAACAATGTGAAGGAAGTCATCTACATGGGCGGAGCCATCAATGGAGTCGGGAATGTCACGCCTGTTGCGGAGTTCAATATGTTTGCCGATCCGGAAGCTGCCAGCATTGTCCTGGAGGCCGGCATACCGAAGCTTACGCAGGTTGGGCTGGACGTTACGAAGAAAGCTTTGCTCGCCGAAGGGCATATGGAAGCAATTAAAGATCCGGTGCTGCATGATTTTGTGAAGACGAGTACTGCTACATATCGGAAAGCATTCTATGAACAGAATGGGATATGGGCTTGTGCCATGCATGATCCGCTGGCAGTCGGGGTACTCATCGATCCAACCTTGGTTGAAAAGACAGCCTGTTCCGTGGCAGTGGAAACAAACAGTACATACTGTGACGGTCAGACGGTCTGGGATCGCCAAGGAAAATGGGGTAAGCATGCGAATGTCCAAGTATGTATGAAAGTAGAAGCGGATCGTTTTCTTGCATTATTGGTTGCTGTGCTGAACCGTGCATAA